In Fusarium verticillioides 7600 chromosome 6, whole genome shotgun sequence, the sequence TTTGCTTGGTCTGTACCCTTCAGCACTGCCTGCAAAAACCTTCGCTCAAATACTCGTTGTCTGGCATCCCGACTGGGATACATTTCCCCCTCTTCGTCTCGTCGAGTACCATAAAGATTGAGATATTCGAATGCATTCGAGTCTTGTGGGATTCGATATAAGTTGTCCCATATCTCTGACTCGTCCTCGGGAATCTCAGCTTCTGGCCGAAGGCCAGCCTCCAAGAACCGTGATAGCATGGCGATTTGTCGGGCATATGTGGAAGCATCTTTTGCCCGCAGACCAGATCTTGAGCCAGAAGACCATCCGGCTTTTGGGGTGGTCAATGCCCACCCCATCATGGCACAGAAACTGTTTAGGGTCTTTACCCAACCTCCAGGACATACGATCAAGTCGTTCTCTGCAACATCCAAAATCCATTCCATTACACCAAGAGAGTCATTGCTGATGTCCGCCGAGAGGTGTGTCATGCCCGCCCGGATAAACATGATGGCTTGCTCCACACTGTGTCTGACCTCTTCTGCGGGTAGCTCTCTGAaaagcttgagaagttggcTTCGAACTGGCGTTGAGCTATCTGAGATGAGTGGAAGCAGCTTGGCGAGAACCGCATGTGTTCCCACTGGATTGATGGGGGGTTCTGCTGAAAGCTGTGAAGTAAGATAGGCCAAtgcttctcgtctttgtTTGTCTgactttgaagaagaggcaagTGAGAGATTATGTTTGAATTGTTGAACGACATCAGGTGCGACTGTTGAGAGTGACTGATGCCCCATCACAATAGCTAGGACCCATCAGCAAATTGAAGGCGAACATACGCAAATCTCCTCACCTTTTGACTTGAAACTTGTATCTGTGAAATTGGACGCTTTTGGCTTATCCTTCCCCACCTTGAACTTCGGTTTCTATatcttgttggtgagttGCACTTCAACAATTCATAGGTGGTGATTGAAAGCATACCTGGAAGtccttttgcttctcgcgcttcttcttgttgctggaacCC encodes:
- a CDS encoding hypothetical protein (At least one base has a quality score < 10), which gives rise to MGSSNKKKREKQKDFQKPKFKVGKDKPKASNFTDTSFKSKAIVMGHQSLSTVAPDVVQQFKHNLSLASSSKSDKQRREALAYLTSQLSAEPPINPVGTHAVLAKLLPLISDSSTPVRSQLLKLFRELPAEEVRHSVEQAIMFIRAGMTHLSADISNDSLGVMEWILDVAENDLIVCPGGWVKTLNSFCAMMGWALTTPKAGWSSGSRSGLRAKDASTYARQIAMLSRFLEAGLRPEAEIPEDESEIWDNLYRIPQDSNAFEYLNLYGTRRDEEGEMYPSRDARQRVFERRFLQAVLKGTDQAKKEGGATGRAAAGLDKVLQDGMGEYESSTAMDTQDLLSLW